A portion of the Corynebacterium ammoniagenes DSM 20306 genome contains these proteins:
- a CDS encoding RES family NAD+ phosphorylase: protein MTGIEPIFAPTVRGTFYRAIDPNFREFAIAGSRSNGRYSRAEEPTLYLSSSAEGVEAAMIAHKDARAEALEVIELDVDAPDIIDLRDPHALEAIGVKLADAIAPWQDIAAVGGTPSSWRVRDRLIEAGAHGLIDPSRKSLGLWHLVLFHWNEADAPTVRLRGTTNPAKH from the coding sequence ATGACCGGCATAGAACCAATCTTCGCCCCCACAGTTCGCGGTACGTTTTATCGCGCCATTGATCCGAACTTCCGTGAGTTTGCAATCGCAGGTTCACGTTCGAACGGACGATACTCACGGGCCGAAGAACCAACCCTCTACTTGAGTTCTTCTGCCGAAGGTGTCGAAGCCGCGATGATTGCCCACAAAGATGCTCGGGCTGAGGCGCTGGAGGTCATCGAGCTTGATGTCGATGCACCTGACATCATCGACCTGCGCGATCCACATGCGCTTGAGGCCATCGGAGTTAAACTTGCAGACGCAATTGCTCCCTGGCAAGACATTGCCGCTGTGGGAGGAACACCATCCTCGTGGAGAGTGCGCGACCGTCTCATCGAGGCCGGCGCGCATGGTTTAATCGACCCTTCACGAAAGAGCCTGGGTCTTTGGCATTTGGTTCTGTTCCATTGGAACGAGGCTGATGCTCCTACCGTCCGACTGCGAGGAACCACGAACCCAGCTAAACATTAG
- a CDS encoding PACE efflux transporter produces MSATTRRIIYVIVYELVAIVAVTVGLSVLGFGGGQSGAVAIASSTVAVIWNFIWTSLFEAWERRQESKTRTVKRRIVHSIGFEGGLLVFLVPVVAWILKVSLLEALVLEAGLLVFFLIYTFVFMWVFDKIWPPYTGIVTTEEPK; encoded by the coding sequence TTGTCAGCTACAACTCGCCGCATAATCTACGTCATCGTCTACGAGCTGGTGGCAATTGTGGCGGTTACTGTGGGATTGTCCGTCCTCGGATTCGGCGGCGGTCAATCCGGCGCCGTAGCCATTGCCTCATCCACCGTAGCTGTCATCTGGAACTTCATCTGGACTTCCCTCTTTGAAGCTTGGGAGCGGCGTCAAGAATCCAAGACTCGTACCGTAAAGCGACGCATTGTTCACTCCATTGGCTTTGAGGGCGGCCTGCTGGTCTTCCTCGTGCCCGTAGTCGCCTGGATCCTCAAAGTATCCCTGCTCGAGGCTCTCGTCCTTGAAGCTGGACTGCTGGTCTTCTTCCTCATCTACACGTTCGTATTCATGTGGGTCTTCGACAAAATCTGGCCGCCATACACCGGAATCGTCACCACTGAAGAGCCGAAATAA